A genomic segment from Lignipirellula cremea encodes:
- a CDS encoding GlsB/YeaQ/YmgE family stress response membrane protein, producing the protein MLWLIISWMFFGLICGFLARLLLPGRQTMGYLATMILGIIGSFAGGFISYIFMGGEPLQASNFLMSLIGAILVLLAYVAYARNTASSM; encoded by the coding sequence ATGCTTTGGCTTATCATTTCCTGGATGTTTTTTGGTTTGATTTGTGGCTTCCTGGCCCGCCTGCTTCTCCCAGGCCGCCAGACCATGGGCTATCTGGCGACGATGATCCTGGGGATCATCGGCTCCTTCGCCGGAGGTTTTATCAGTTACATTTTTATGGGTGGAGAACCGCTGCAGGCGTCGAACTTTTTGATGTCGCTAATCGGCGCCATCCTGGTGCTGCTGGCCTACGTGGCCTATGCCCGTAACACGGCCAGTTCCATGTAA
- a CDS encoding undecaprenyl-diphosphate phosphatase, translating into MEPSLWKILVLAVVQGVTEFLPISSSGHLVIIASFLSTKENAIEIADLNIVLHLGTLLSILVFYFRRIVRLLNEDRRVAWLLILGTIPAAVIGLPIKMFFEGLLESRLLAGFMLIVTGWMLLWISRFQPGKGEYRKLSWLQTVLIGCSQALALLPGLSRSGSTITAGLRCGLSPEQAATFSFLLAIPAIGGAGVLELAKFVIKKEVATTPVSFLAIGALVAFGVGIFSLWWLMRWIEKGRLQWFAAWCIPLGVFIVGLELFGPAPVASSQVDPPRPQVSRVAEPHETRLASPQPHRSPGFQPVIAWLDSDR; encoded by the coding sequence ATGGAACCGAGTCTCTGGAAAATCCTGGTGCTTGCTGTAGTGCAGGGAGTGACCGAGTTCCTGCCGATCAGCTCCAGCGGCCATCTGGTGATTATCGCCTCGTTCCTGTCGACCAAAGAGAACGCGATCGAAATCGCCGACCTGAACATTGTGCTGCATCTGGGCACGCTGCTCTCCATCCTGGTGTTTTACTTCCGCCGGATCGTGCGGTTGCTGAACGAGGATCGCCGGGTGGCCTGGCTGCTGATTCTGGGCACGATCCCGGCCGCCGTGATTGGCCTGCCGATCAAGATGTTTTTTGAAGGCTTGCTGGAAAGCCGCCTGCTGGCCGGCTTCATGCTGATTGTGACCGGATGGATGCTGCTCTGGATTTCCCGCTTTCAGCCAGGTAAAGGCGAGTACCGGAAGCTGTCATGGCTGCAGACGGTGCTGATCGGCTGCAGTCAGGCCCTGGCGCTTTTGCCGGGACTATCACGCAGCGGATCGACGATTACGGCAGGCTTGCGCTGCGGGCTGTCGCCCGAGCAGGCGGCCACGTTCTCGTTCCTGCTGGCGATTCCGGCGATCGGCGGCGCCGGCGTTCTGGAACTGGCGAAGTTTGTGATCAAAAAAGAAGTCGCGACCACTCCCGTCAGTTTTCTGGCGATCGGAGCGCTGGTCGCGTTTGGCGTAGGGATTTTCTCGCTGTGGTGGCTGATGCGCTGGATCGAGAAGGGACGCCTGCAATGGTTTGCCGCGTGGTGTATCCCGCTGGGCGTGTTCATTGTGGGGCTGGAACTGTTCGGTCCCGCCCCGGTCGCCTCGTCACAAGTCGACCCGCCCCGTCCGCAGGTCTCGCGCGTGGCTGAGCCGCACGAAACCCGCCTGGCATCACCGCAACCGCACCGATCGCCAGGCTTCCAGCCTGTCATCGCCTGGCTGGATTCGGACCGCTAG
- a CDS encoding MFS transporter, whose protein sequence is MLKPITRPGRFPAERSPAVYDTPFWLTYAGNTCLMAAVSVLFRYSDFVRHVGGAERQLGLIVGVGAVGALAMRLIQGIGIDRFGPRAIWLLSLVGFIASCGLHLTIASAFGAPVFAAQILMKTSLAGAFGASIAFTSLRAPQGRMAEMIGMLGSSGFVGMAMGPVLGDYLFSLPGSEAGHVQSMFLSAIAAGMLSLLLATLATRGEVRPTPSRRPSSWKLVGRYHPGALLAVAVAMGLGLGLPSVFLRPFAQSVGIEKLRWFFLVYAATAFSVRIATRRWPEQLGLRPMILAGSAALAGSMLAFLCVSQPWMMVLPAMVIGTAHAFLFPTVMAAGSLSFPARYRGLATTVTLAMFDLGNLIGQPLVGEVIEGAKSFGLPPYPTMFVMVSSAIAVATIAYAVCPEPVRRSAGKPRPVLSAAVMKA, encoded by the coding sequence ATGCTTAAACCGATCACGCGACCCGGCCGCTTCCCTGCAGAACGGTCCCCTGCTGTTTACGATACCCCCTTCTGGCTGACCTACGCGGGCAACACCTGCCTGATGGCGGCGGTCAGCGTGCTGTTCCGCTATTCGGACTTTGTCAGGCATGTGGGCGGGGCCGAACGGCAGCTGGGCCTGATTGTGGGCGTAGGGGCCGTCGGGGCGCTGGCGATGCGACTGATTCAGGGGATCGGGATCGACCGCTTTGGTCCGCGGGCGATCTGGCTGTTGTCGCTGGTTGGCTTTATTGCGAGCTGCGGTTTGCATTTGACGATCGCCTCGGCGTTTGGCGCGCCGGTCTTCGCCGCCCAGATTCTGATGAAAACGAGCCTGGCGGGGGCGTTTGGCGCTTCGATCGCGTTTACTTCGTTGCGGGCCCCGCAGGGACGGATGGCCGAGATGATCGGCATGCTGGGCTCTTCGGGGTTTGTCGGCATGGCGATGGGTCCGGTGCTGGGCGATTACCTGTTTTCTTTGCCGGGCTCTGAAGCGGGCCATGTGCAGAGCATGTTCCTGTCGGCGATCGCTGCCGGCATGCTGTCATTGCTGCTGGCGACGCTGGCGACCCGCGGAGAGGTGCGTCCCACTCCCAGTCGACGGCCTTCTTCGTGGAAACTGGTCGGACGCTATCATCCGGGCGCCCTGCTGGCGGTGGCCGTGGCGATGGGTCTGGGGCTGGGCTTGCCTTCGGTGTTCCTGCGTCCGTTCGCCCAGAGCGTTGGCATTGAGAAACTGCGGTGGTTCTTCCTGGTGTACGCGGCGACGGCGTTTTCCGTTCGTATCGCTACCCGGCGCTGGCCCGAACAGTTGGGTCTGCGGCCGATGATTCTGGCCGGATCGGCCGCCCTGGCGGGGAGCATGCTGGCCTTTTTGTGCGTGTCGCAACCGTGGATGATGGTGCTGCCGGCGATGGTGATCGGCACGGCCCATGCGTTTCTTTTCCCCACCGTCATGGCGGCGGGCAGCTTGTCCTTTCCGGCCCGATACCGGGGGCTGGCGACGACCGTCACGCTGGCGATGTTCGACCTGGGGAACCTGATCGGGCAGCCGCTGGTCGGCGAAGTGATCGAAGGGGCGAAGAGCTTCGGCTTGCCGCCTTATCCAACCATGTTTGTGATGGTTTCCAGTGCGATCGCCGTCGCGACGATCGCCTATGCGGTCTGCCCGGAACCGGTCCGTCGCAGCGCGGGCAAACCGCGACCTGTGCTGAGCGCCGCAGTGATGAAGGCGTAA
- a CDS encoding polyprenol monophosphomannose synthase, producing the protein MSNLSKDTSISAPTEKSKVVTRSAPLGETGSGRVLVAIATYNEIENLPQIVDEIYSHCPHVDILVIDDNSPDGTGDWCDERLVEDRRFHCIHRPGKQGLGSATFAGMRFALENGYEYVATMDADFSHSPRFLPDLLACVREGVDPADVAIGSRYVAGGGVQGWPLKRRIMSRLINLYARVMLGLQVRDCSGAFRCYRTSVLRELDFSDMQSQGYSYLEEILWRLKRQDVRFAETPILFVDRIAGQTKINLREAFSAVWIIFQLGLKNWTGLGRK; encoded by the coding sequence TTGTCGAATCTTTCGAAGGACACTTCTATTAGCGCGCCGACTGAAAAATCGAAAGTCGTCACTCGTTCCGCCCCGCTGGGGGAAACGGGCTCCGGCCGCGTACTGGTGGCGATTGCCACCTACAACGAAATCGAGAACCTGCCGCAAATTGTGGATGAAATCTATTCGCATTGTCCGCACGTCGATATTCTGGTGATTGACGACAACTCGCCCGACGGCACAGGCGACTGGTGCGACGAACGCCTGGTCGAGGATCGCCGCTTTCACTGTATTCATCGACCAGGAAAGCAGGGTTTAGGTTCGGCTACTTTTGCCGGCATGCGGTTCGCCCTGGAGAACGGCTACGAATACGTAGCGACGATGGACGCCGATTTCAGCCATTCGCCCCGCTTTCTGCCCGACCTGCTGGCCTGTGTCCGCGAAGGGGTCGACCCGGCCGATGTGGCGATCGGCTCGCGATATGTGGCCGGCGGCGGAGTGCAAGGCTGGCCGCTAAAACGCCGAATCATGAGTCGCCTGATCAATCTGTACGCCCGGGTTATGCTGGGTCTGCAGGTGCGCGACTGCAGCGGAGCCTTTCGCTGTTACCGCACGAGCGTGCTGCGGGAGCTGGATTTCTCCGACATGCAAAGCCAAGGGTATTCTTACCTGGAAGAGATCCTGTGGCGCCTGAAACGGCAGGACGTACGCTTTGCCGAGACGCCCATCCTGTTTGTCGACCGCATCGCCGGGCAAACCAAAATCAACCTGCGCGAAGCGTTCTCCGCCGTGTGGATTATCTTTCAGCTGGGCCTGAAAAACTGGACCGGGCTGGGCCGCAAGTAG
- a CDS encoding efflux RND transporter permease subunit, translating to MHPIEACIQNPVKVAVGVLLLALFGTVALFSMPMQLTPEVDTPSITIETRWPGASPQEIEQEIILEQEEYLKSVEGVVKMSSESADSLATIVMEFGVGANMQEALLKVNSNLQQVPEYPEDADEPVIRASSSSDQPIAWFILGARMPSPEQIKEFQAKHPDSKAALDEVLEAGNPGLSMLRLRRAQAANPAVAELLPKKIDISTMRKFVEDEIEPEFERVDGVSNSSVFGGRDPEMQVIVDPDKLAARGLTVQDVRLVLRAQNKDTSAGDLWDGKRRYVVRTLGQFRSEEEVAQQLLAVEDGRPIYVRDVATVKLGYRKPDGFVRRFGDFALACNCQRETGANVLDVMDGLRATAARLNATVLKDRGLEMQQVYDETDYIYSSVGLVNQNIILGGALTIMILMTFLHLGYRTMVFAPLILVSALAAMYVSPWLFVVTLALILGAGFWFARGALVVGLAIPISIIGTFLMLALMGRSLNVISLAGLSFAVGMLVDNAVVVLENIYRHYQNGETPYNAAYRAGREVWGAVFASTATTLAVFLPVIFVQEQAGQLFRDIALAISFAVGLSLIVSITVIPTLAARILPKRREQVGSILGNEDRTSAFTKGVVAINRWAMQGVLRRLAIVVGMVALAVMFTWMLRPKIEYLPNGNKNLVICLVFPPPGYNVDQLMALGQEVEDTLEPYWNIDPESPEAAELDYPPIADFFYVARGRQVFLGLRSTEPTRVGELITLIQSKFRPKTAEEIAALEAKGEKAPHLPGSFVVAFQSSLFERGLQGSRSIDIEISGPELETLVGMAGQMMGQISGAMPGSQAIIPNAQLRPIPSLDLSSPEVHVQPKLFEAAGMGISTTDLGYTINALVDGAYAADYYLNNDKIDLVIIGSDRSVEHTQDIASLPVAIPSGRVVPVGALANIDIRSGPEQINHRERERTITVQVTPPLDISLEESIRLIQDQIVTPLRTSGQLNNGYKVNLAGAADKLSDTWRALRLPVLLALLITYLLMAALFESWLYPFVIILTVPLGAVGGVLGLQLLSKYQFFLASVQGIAPPAPQTLDVLTMLGFVILIGTVVNNAILIVHQGLIYMREEGYDPESAILESVRTRIRPIFMTTTTTVFGLAPLVLFPGAGSELYCGLGSVLLGGLLVSTIFTLFLAPTLFSLSLEARAATVALLQRLSRSDEDRNFDAVPATAPAVIAEKNAAAPDAEDTHPSYPGTAPTIGNGHPLDDPSPVAPGHEEDELPINEKYHLRPTDLDSEEAADEHARRRPK from the coding sequence ATGCACCCCATTGAAGCCTGTATCCAGAACCCGGTAAAGGTCGCCGTGGGCGTGCTGCTGCTCGCCCTGTTTGGGACCGTCGCGCTGTTCAGCATGCCGATGCAACTGACGCCCGAGGTCGATACGCCGTCGATCACCATTGAAACGCGCTGGCCGGGCGCCAGCCCCCAGGAGATTGAACAGGAGATCATCCTGGAGCAGGAAGAGTATCTCAAAAGCGTTGAAGGCGTGGTGAAAATGAGTTCGGAGTCAGCCGACTCCCTGGCCACGATCGTGATGGAGTTTGGCGTCGGCGCCAACATGCAGGAAGCCCTGCTCAAAGTGAACAGCAACCTGCAGCAGGTGCCCGAATACCCCGAAGACGCCGATGAACCGGTGATCCGGGCCAGCAGCTCCTCCGACCAGCCAATCGCCTGGTTCATCCTGGGCGCGCGGATGCCCAGCCCCGAACAGATCAAAGAGTTCCAGGCCAAACACCCGGATTCCAAAGCGGCCCTCGACGAAGTGCTGGAAGCGGGCAACCCAGGCCTGTCCATGCTGCGATTGCGACGGGCCCAGGCGGCCAACCCGGCCGTGGCGGAGCTGCTCCCCAAAAAGATCGACATCTCCACGATGCGAAAATTCGTGGAAGATGAAATCGAACCGGAATTTGAACGTGTCGACGGCGTCTCTAACTCCTCGGTATTTGGCGGCCGTGATCCAGAAATGCAGGTGATTGTCGACCCCGACAAACTGGCGGCGCGCGGTCTGACCGTGCAGGATGTTCGACTGGTGCTGAGGGCCCAGAACAAGGACACCTCCGCCGGCGACCTGTGGGACGGCAAGCGCCGTTATGTGGTCCGCACGCTGGGACAGTTCCGTTCCGAGGAAGAGGTCGCCCAGCAGTTGCTGGCCGTGGAGGATGGACGGCCCATCTACGTGCGCGATGTGGCGACCGTGAAGCTCGGCTATCGCAAACCCGACGGCTTTGTGCGACGGTTCGGCGACTTTGCCCTGGCCTGTAACTGCCAGCGAGAAACAGGCGCCAACGTGCTGGATGTGATGGACGGCCTGCGAGCGACGGCCGCCCGGCTGAACGCCACGGTCCTGAAAGATCGCGGCCTGGAGATGCAGCAGGTTTACGACGAAACCGACTATATCTATTCGTCGGTGGGGCTGGTGAACCAGAACATCATTCTGGGCGGCGCCTTGACGATCATGATTCTGATGACGTTCCTGCACCTGGGCTATCGCACCATGGTGTTTGCTCCGTTGATACTGGTATCCGCCCTGGCGGCGATGTACGTTTCGCCGTGGCTGTTTGTGGTGACGCTGGCGCTCATTCTGGGGGCCGGTTTCTGGTTTGCCCGCGGCGCCCTGGTGGTCGGTCTGGCGATTCCGATCAGTATCATCGGCACCTTTTTAATGCTGGCCCTGATGGGCCGCTCGCTGAATGTGATCAGCCTGGCCGGTCTGTCGTTTGCGGTCGGTATGCTGGTCGATAACGCGGTGGTGGTGCTGGAGAACATTTATCGGCACTACCAGAACGGCGAGACGCCCTACAACGCCGCCTACCGGGCCGGTCGCGAGGTGTGGGGCGCTGTGTTCGCCTCCACGGCGACCACGCTGGCGGTGTTTTTGCCCGTGATCTTTGTGCAGGAACAGGCGGGCCAGTTGTTCCGCGATATCGCCCTGGCGATCAGCTTTGCGGTGGGCCTGTCGCTGATTGTCAGTATCACGGTGATTCCCACGCTGGCCGCCCGTATCCTGCCGAAGCGGCGGGAACAGGTCGGCTCGATCCTGGGCAACGAGGATCGGACCAGCGCCTTTACCAAGGGGGTCGTCGCCATCAATCGCTGGGCCATGCAGGGCGTGCTGCGGCGACTGGCGATTGTGGTCGGCATGGTGGCGCTGGCGGTGATGTTTACCTGGATGCTGCGTCCCAAAATTGAGTACCTGCCTAACGGCAACAAAAACCTGGTGATCTGCCTGGTCTTTCCGCCGCCCGGTTACAACGTGGATCAGCTGATGGCGCTGGGCCAGGAGGTGGAAGATACGCTGGAGCCTTACTGGAACATCGATCCGGAAAGCCCCGAAGCGGCCGAGCTGGATTACCCGCCGATCGCCGACTTCTTCTACGTCGCCCGCGGTCGCCAGGTGTTCCTTGGTTTACGTTCCACCGAACCGACCCGCGTGGGCGAACTGATCACCCTGATTCAAAGCAAGTTCCGACCGAAAACGGCCGAAGAAATCGCCGCGCTGGAAGCCAAAGGGGAGAAAGCGCCCCACCTGCCGGGTTCGTTCGTGGTGGCGTTCCAGTCCAGCCTGTTTGAACGCGGCCTGCAGGGCAGCCGGTCAATCGATATTGAAATCAGCGGCCCGGAACTGGAAACGCTGGTCGGCATGGCCGGCCAGATGATGGGCCAGATCTCCGGGGCGATGCCCGGTTCCCAGGCCATTATCCCCAACGCCCAGCTGCGGCCGATCCCCAGCCTGGATCTGTCGAGTCCCGAGGTGCACGTCCAGCCCAAACTGTTCGAAGCAGCCGGCATGGGCATCAGCACAACCGACCTGGGTTACACCATCAACGCCCTGGTCGACGGCGCCTATGCAGCCGACTACTACCTGAATAACGACAAGATCGACCTGGTGATTATCGGCAGCGATCGCAGCGTGGAACACACGCAGGACATCGCCAGTCTGCCGGTCGCCATTCCCAGCGGGCGCGTGGTGCCCGTAGGAGCGCTGGCGAATATCGACATTCGCAGCGGGCCGGAACAGATCAACCACCGGGAGCGGGAGCGCACCATTACGGTGCAAGTGACGCCGCCTTTGGATATTTCGCTGGAAGAGTCGATCCGCCTGATCCAGGATCAAATTGTCACCCCGCTTCGCACCAGTGGGCAGCTGAACAACGGCTATAAAGTCAACCTGGCCGGCGCCGCCGACAAACTGTCAGACACCTGGCGGGCGCTGCGTCTGCCGGTGCTGCTGGCGCTCTTGATTACCTACCTGTTGATGGCGGCCCTGTTTGAATCGTGGCTGTATCCGTTTGTGATCATTCTGACCGTGCCGCTGGGGGCGGTCGGCGGGGTGCTGGGTCTGCAGCTACTCAGCAAGTACCAGTTCTTTCTGGCCAGCGTGCAGGGCATTGCCCCGCCCGCGCCGCAAACGCTCGACGTGCTCACCATGCTGGGCTTCGTGATTCTGATCGGTACGGTGGTGAACAACGCGATTCTGATTGTGCACCAGGGTCTGATTTATATGCGAGAAGAAGGTTACGATCCCGAATCGGCTATTCTGGAAAGCGTCCGCACCCGTATCCGTCCGATCTTTATGACGACGACCACCACGGTGTTTGGCCTGGCTCCGCTGGTGCTGTTCCCCGGGGCCGGCAGCGAGTTGTACTGCGGCCTGGGCAGCGTGCTGCTGGGCGGTCTGCTGGTGTCGACCATCTTTACGCTGTTTCTGGCGCCGACGCTATTCAGCCTGTCGCTGGAAGCACGCGCCGCCACGGTCGCTCTGCTGCAGCGTCTGTCCCGCAGTGACGAGGACAGAAACTTCGACGCCGTGCCCGCGACCGCGCCGGCGGTGATCGCCGAAAAGAACGCCGCCGCGCCGGACGCCGAGGACACGCATCCATCGTACCCCGGGACGGCGCCCACGATCGGCAACGGCCATCCGCTGGACGATCCGTCGCCGGTCGCCCCCGGCCATGAGGAAGACGAACTGCCGATCAACGAAAAGTATCACCTGCGTCCTACGGACCTGGACAGCGAAGAGGCCGCCGACGAACACGCCCGTCGCCGGCCGAAATAG
- a CDS encoding efflux RND transporter periplasmic adaptor subunit, with product MKYCPVNRFLPLTVAVMAAALLAPETILLAQAPAAPASAITAAKVISRKMASGRSFVGTVLPMRRSVIGSAVDGRVTEFPLRPGDRVSADGTVAQLLTDTLELEITAAEGEMQLRQHALDELQRSGDTDIAAARLASTEARNKYAEARRKRYEDLYRQGRTVTQEEYELAMAESLEAREAYRGAQAEYKSMTEGARLDQIAQARARVVIADAAINLLKSRLAKHRLRSPFNGFVTKTYTEVGAWLSRGDPAAEIIEIDEVEIEVGVSEQYIPALRPGMSAHVRFDGLPDRIFEQKVTSITPQGDVNTRTFPVRIRIQNEEVNGLPLLRPGMFCSVTIAVEAETEVLLVPKDALVLGGRSILVYVAVEDPQTKGYVAKPMTVAIGAGLGQYIQVLGGLSADDLVVVGGNERLRPNQPIRVAKMATYQE from the coding sequence ATGAAGTATTGTCCTGTGAACCGGTTTCTTCCCCTGACGGTCGCCGTTATGGCTGCGGCCTTGCTGGCTCCAGAAACGATCCTGCTGGCTCAGGCTCCGGCAGCGCCGGCGTCGGCGATTACGGCGGCCAAGGTCATCTCCCGCAAGATGGCTTCGGGACGGAGTTTCGTGGGAACCGTGCTGCCGATGCGGCGTAGCGTGATCGGCAGCGCCGTGGATGGCCGCGTGACCGAATTCCCCCTGCGGCCCGGCGATCGCGTGTCGGCCGATGGCACCGTCGCCCAGCTACTGACCGATACGCTGGAGCTGGAGATCACGGCGGCCGAAGGCGAAATGCAGCTGCGGCAGCACGCTCTGGATGAATTGCAGCGCAGCGGCGACACCGATATCGCCGCGGCCCGGCTGGCTTCGACCGAAGCCCGCAACAAGTACGCCGAGGCCCGCCGCAAACGGTACGAGGACCTGTACCGCCAGGGCCGTACCGTCACGCAGGAAGAGTACGAACTGGCGATGGCCGAATCGCTCGAAGCACGGGAAGCGTACCGGGGAGCCCAGGCCGAATACAAGTCGATGACCGAAGGCGCCCGGCTGGATCAGATCGCCCAGGCCCGGGCCCGCGTGGTGATTGCCGACGCGGCCATCAACCTGCTCAAAAGTCGACTGGCGAAACACCGTCTGCGATCTCCTTTTAACGGCTTTGTCACGAAGACCTACACCGAAGTCGGCGCCTGGCTGTCGCGCGGCGATCCGGCGGCCGAGATCATTGAAATCGACGAGGTCGAAATCGAAGTCGGCGTCAGTGAACAGTACATCCCTGCACTGCGGCCCGGCATGTCGGCCCATGTCCGTTTCGACGGCCTGCCCGATCGCATCTTCGAACAGAAGGTCACCAGTATCACCCCCCAGGGCGACGTCAACACCCGCACATTCCCGGTGCGGATTCGCATCCAGAACGAGGAAGTCAACGGCCTGCCGCTGCTGCGGCCCGGCATGTTCTGCAGCGTGACCATCGCCGTGGAAGCAGAAACCGAAGTGCTGCTGGTCCCCAAAGACGCTCTGGTCCTGGGCGGCCGTTCGATCCTGGTCTACGTCGCCGTCGAAGATCCGCAAACGAAAGGGTACGTCGCCAAACCGATGACCGTGGCGATCGGCGCCGGACTGGGGCAGTATATCCAGGTGCTGGGCGGCCTGAGCGCCGACGATCTGGTGGTGGTCGGCGGCAACGAGCGACTGCGGCCCAACCAGCCGATCCGCGTCGCCAAAATGGCGACTTATCAGGAGTAA
- a CDS encoding MarR family winged helix-turn-helix transcriptional regulator — protein sequence MLEYDFRNSIGYWLITTAHAYQRAINEELAPQGITYRQCQTLGYLALEGPLSQNELAQRMQIEPPTLVGVLDRMERDGWIRRDVCPTDRRRKLIQPLQGAEPVWQTIIECALRVRAHASTGLTPCELDLLKSLLEKVQTNLQCNLTLEGSP from the coding sequence GTGCTGGAATACGATTTCAGGAACAGCATCGGCTACTGGTTGATTACCACCGCCCATGCTTACCAACGAGCCATAAACGAAGAACTGGCGCCGCAGGGGATCACCTATCGCCAGTGCCAAACGTTGGGGTATCTGGCTCTCGAGGGCCCACTTTCCCAGAACGAGCTGGCCCAGCGAATGCAGATTGAACCCCCCACGCTGGTCGGCGTGCTGGATCGGATGGAACGGGACGGCTGGATCCGGCGCGACGTCTGCCCGACCGACCGACGTCGTAAACTGATCCAGCCTTTACAAGGCGCCGAACCGGTGTGGCAGACCATTATCGAATGCGCATTGCGGGTGCGGGCCCACGCCAGCACCGGATTAACCCCTTGCGAACTCGATCTGCTGAAGTCGCTGCTCGAAAAAGTTCAGACGAACTTGCAATGCAATTTGACGCTGGAAGGCTCTCCATGA
- a CDS encoding prenyltransferase/squalene oxidase repeat-containing protein, which produces MRTALPLLLMLAWCGMSGEPVRPVVAAEGKTRVDADSVVDFVLACQKENGAFGPPDHSYTDAAWNYPAVCILQRLGEPVPRPEAVMQHGLGQPAGHVGYGHWLFFHQHQLRHLLKQPLATRQKTVRLQHQGFEVRYYGSPFAVEGEAIFQAAGGSQPHPADADAAELGYYNLSSLYYLLAGLQASHRTAANPAELIAFIQQRQAPGGGFVDLRTADGKLEEEEAHVAHTFQAIAALELLGGTVPDPAGCVKFLQSCQTTDGGFRWNPQADLPGNRADVYYAWAAARALRLLDAEPTDAAGCIAWINRLQNADGGFGDQPGWRSRLYSTWYAVDALAAVAGDPRPAITAKTVDVKEPTALPAGLTIYQGVCKAPLLAAEDLPGLASRGFSWLALKSEDFALASSLRAVGLKQEPAVEVVLCPEAYPHRAQRWGGASLHHIGNFTLDPDATAAERAVWDKAHEHGQANLSWREYGRQVIGPMRRAGSLVYPEQDFEMEHAYQAYDAGLASDEGYNAMLVGFNWTPRDFVRVFPWRERYVDKLTPIADVDAHGDLAKWSPQLDHTRQLYLASGPGDAAFQEAARQGRVVCVVAGIEGEPNVIYGPPAAVAFVKSRLAQWQGWEADPAGAAPINDR; this is translated from the coding sequence ATGCGTACTGCTTTGCCGCTGCTGTTGATGCTGGCCTGGTGCGGAATGTCCGGCGAACCGGTCCGGCCGGTTGTCGCCGCCGAAGGGAAAACGCGGGTGGACGCCGACTCGGTTGTCGACTTTGTGCTGGCCTGTCAGAAAGAGAATGGCGCCTTTGGCCCGCCCGACCACTCCTACACCGATGCGGCCTGGAACTATCCGGCGGTTTGCATCCTGCAGCGGCTGGGCGAACCGGTCCCCCGGCCCGAAGCCGTGATGCAGCACGGCCTGGGCCAGCCGGCCGGCCATGTCGGTTATGGGCACTGGCTGTTCTTTCATCAGCATCAGTTGCGACACCTGCTGAAGCAGCCGCTGGCGACCCGCCAGAAAACCGTACGGCTGCAGCATCAGGGGTTTGAGGTCCGCTACTACGGCAGTCCGTTCGCCGTCGAAGGAGAGGCGATCTTCCAGGCGGCCGGCGGATCGCAGCCGCACCCGGCCGACGCCGACGCCGCGGAGCTGGGCTATTACAACCTGTCGTCCCTGTATTACCTGCTGGCCGGACTCCAGGCGTCGCACCGCACCGCAGCGAACCCGGCCGAGCTGATCGCCTTTATCCAGCAGCGGCAAGCGCCGGGCGGCGGATTCGTCGATCTCCGCACGGCCGACGGCAAGCTGGAAGAGGAAGAGGCCCACGTTGCGCATACCTTCCAGGCGATCGCCGCCCTGGAACTGCTGGGCGGCACGGTTCCCGACCCGGCTGGCTGTGTGAAGTTTCTCCAGTCCTGCCAGACGACCGACGGCGGCTTCCGCTGGAATCCGCAGGCTGACCTGCCCGGCAATCGGGCCGATGTGTACTACGCCTGGGCTGCCGCCCGAGCGCTCCGCCTGCTGGACGCCGAGCCGACCGACGCGGCCGGCTGTATCGCCTGGATCAATCGGCTGCAGAACGCTGACGGCGGCTTTGGCGACCAGCCCGGCTGGCGCTCCCGCTTGTACAGCACCTGGTACGCCGTCGATGCGCTGGCGGCCGTGGCCGGCGATCCGCGACCGGCGATCACGGCCAAAACGGTCGACGTCAAAGAGCCGACTGCCTTGCCGGCCGGTCTGACGATCTACCAGGGCGTGTGCAAGGCGCCGTTGCTGGCGGCGGAAGACTTGCCTGGCCTGGCGTCCCGCGGGTTCTCCTGGCTGGCGCTCAAGTCGGAAGACTTCGCCCTGGCGTCGTCGTTAAGGGCGGTCGGGCTGAAGCAGGAGCCGGCGGTCGAAGTCGTCCTCTGCCCCGAGGCTTACCCGCATCGGGCGCAGCGCTGGGGCGGAGCATCGCTGCATCATATCGGCAACTTTACCCTGGATCCCGATGCGACCGCGGCCGAACGGGCCGTGTGGGACAAAGCCCACGAGCACGGCCAGGCGAACCTTTCCTGGCGGGAATACGGCCGCCAGGTAATCGGGCCGATGCGACGCGCCGGCAGCCTGGTGTATCCCGAACAGGATTTTGAGATGGAGCATGCCTACCAGGCGTACGACGCCGGGCTGGCCAGCGACGAAGGCTACAACGCCATGCTGGTCGGCTTTAACTGGACGCCGCGTGACTTTGTCCGCGTGTTCCCCTGGCGGGAGCGGTACGTCGACAAGTTGACGCCGATCGCCGATGTCGACGCCCATGGCGATCTGGCCAAATGGTCGCCGCAGCTGGATCACACCCGGCAACTTTACCTGGCGAGCGGTCCCGGTGACGCCGCGTTCCAGGAGGCGGCCCGGCAAGGCCGCGTGGTCTGTGTTGTCGCCGGCATCGAAGGGGAGCCGAACGTGATTTACGGTCCGCCTGCCGCCGTTGCTTTCGTCAAGAGTCGCCTCGCCCAGTGGCAAGGGTGGGAGGCAGACCCGGCCGGCGCCGCACCGATCAACGATCGTTGA